One genomic segment of Misgurnus anguillicaudatus chromosome 23, ASM2758022v2, whole genome shotgun sequence includes these proteins:
- the LOC129436606 gene encoding GTPase IMAP family member 7-like isoform X1 gives MGATDSRPNMRIVLLGKTGDGKSSAGNTILKQKLFMSKASPESVTYECISGDRNVYGKKITVIDTPGLMDTSTDEETIKKEIIRSVIECAPGPDVFTIVLKVGRYTGHEMEIVDKILEYCGEDTFKHSVILFTHGEQLEGQTIEEFVKRSSKLQELVDKCGGRCHVIDSKYWNKRYMGYKSNKVQVKNLLLTVEQKLKDNKSSCYTNELLQMVEEEIQEEIKNIKEENMSPEEKREVAKKMVNKKLLIKLAGVTTGTLTGAFLGIGVAVASVVALLKAASITGAAAVAGATGAAAAAGATGVAAGTAVAEAGLITGAGIGAAGVTGAGIGAAGSGIAAGIAGVGAASSGVAAGVILGAAAFAGAIGGGVTGYKAAEDVDSVSDAIKNAAKLNYENAKGVVKKAEKHKFKLFKKE, from the coding sequence cCACAGACTCTCGACCAAACATGAGGATTGTACTTCTTGGGAAAACAGGAGATGGGAAAAGCAGTGCTGGGAATACCATTCTTAAACAGAAACTATTCATGAGTAAAGCTTCACCTGAATCTGTGACATATGAATGTATAAGTGGAGACCGTAATGTTTATGGGAAAAAGATCACAGTTATTGACACACCTGGACTTATGGACACAAGTACTGATGAGGAGACTATCAAAAAGGAGATTATTAGATCTGTAATTGAATGCGCTCCAGGTCCTGATGTCTTTACCATTGTTTTAAAGGTTGGAAGGTACACAGGACATGAAATGGAGATTGTGGATAAAATTTTAGAATATTGTGGAGAggatacatttaaacattcagTGATTTTATTCACTCACGGTGAACAACTTGAGGGTCAAACTATAGAGGAATTTGTGAAGAGGAGTTCAAAATTACAGGAGCTTGTTGATAAATGTGGAGGTCGCTGCCACGTCATTGACAGTAAATACTGGAACAAACGCTATATGGGATACAAGAGCAACAAGGTTCAGGTGAAAAATCTTCTGTTAACCGTAGAGCAGAAGTTAAAAGACAATAAGAGCAGCTGCTACACCAATGAGCTATTACAAATGGTAGAGGAAGAAATTCAAGAGGAGATAAAGAACATCAAAGAGGAAAACATGTCTCCAGAAGAGAAACGAGAAGTAGCAAAAAAGATGGTTAACAAAAAACTTCTCATTAAACTTGCAGGAGTAACAACGGGGACACTGACTGGTGCATTCCTTGGCATTGGTGTTGCAGTAGCATCCGTTGTGGCTTTACTTAAAGCAGCCAGCATTACAGGAGCAGCAGCAGTTGCTGGAGCCACAGGAGCAGCAGCAGCTGCTGGAGCCACAGGTGTAGCAGCAGGAACAGCAGTGGCAGAGGCAGGTCTCATCACAGGAGCTGGTATTGGAGCAGCAGGTGTCACAGGAGCTGGTATTGGAGCAGCAGGTTCAGGAATTGCTGCAGGTATTGCAGGGGTTGGAGCAGCAAGCTCAGGAGTTGCTGCAGGTGTCATTCTGGGAGCTGCAGCTTTTGCAGGAGCAATTGGAGGAGGAGTCACTGGATATAAAGCAGCTGAAGACGTTGATTCCGTTTCAGATGCAATAAAGAATGCTGCAAAACTTAACTATGAGAACGCAAAAGGCGTTGTCAAAAAGGCAGAGAAACACAAattcaaactttttaaaaaggagTAA
- the LOC129436606 gene encoding GTPase IMAP family member 7-like isoform X2: MGATDSRPNMRIVLLGKTGDGKSSAGNTILKQKLFMSKASPESVTYECISGDRNVYGKKITVIDTPGLMDTSTDEETIKKEIIRSVIECAPGPDVFTIVLKVGRYTGHEMEIVDKILEYCGEDTFKHSVILFTHGEQLEGQTIEEFVKRSSKLQELVDKCGGRCHVIDSKYWNKRYMGYKSNKVQVKNLLLTVEQKLKDNKSSCYTNELLQMVEEEIQEEIKNIKEENMSPEEKREVAKKMVNKKLLIKLAGVTTGTLTGAFLGIGVAVASVVALLKAASITGAAAVAGATGAAAAAGATGVAAGTAVAEAGLITGAGIGAAGSGIAAGIAGVGAASSGVAAGVILGAAAFAGAIGGGVTGYKAAEDVDSVSDAIKNAAKLNYENAKGVVKKAEKHKFKLFKKE; the protein is encoded by the exons cCACAGACTCTCGACCAAACATGAGGATTGTACTTCTTGGGAAAACAGGAGATGGGAAAAGCAGTGCTGGGAATACCATTCTTAAACAGAAACTATTCATGAGTAAAGCTTCACCTGAATCTGTGACATATGAATGTATAAGTGGAGACCGTAATGTTTATGGGAAAAAGATCACAGTTATTGACACACCTGGACTTATGGACACAAGTACTGATGAGGAGACTATCAAAAAGGAGATTATTAGATCTGTAATTGAATGCGCTCCAGGTCCTGATGTCTTTACCATTGTTTTAAAGGTTGGAAGGTACACAGGACATGAAATGGAGATTGTGGATAAAATTTTAGAATATTGTGGAGAggatacatttaaacattcagTGATTTTATTCACTCACGGTGAACAACTTGAGGGTCAAACTATAGAGGAATTTGTGAAGAGGAGTTCAAAATTACAGGAGCTTGTTGATAAATGTGGAGGTCGCTGCCACGTCATTGACAGTAAATACTGGAACAAACGCTATATGGGATACAAGAGCAACAAGGTTCAGGTGAAAAATCTTCTGTTAACCGTAGAGCAGAAGTTAAAAGACAATAAGAGCAGCTGCTACACCAATGAGCTATTACAAATGGTAGAGGAAGAAATTCAAGAGGAGATAAAGAACATCAAAGAGGAAAACATGTCTCCAGAAGAGAAACGAGAAGTAGCAAAAAAGATGGTTAACAAAAAACTTCTCATTAAACTTGCAGGAGTAACAACGGGGACACTGACTGGTGCATTCCTTGGCATTGGTGTTGCAGTAGCATCCGTTGTGGCTTTACTTAAAGCAGCCAGCATTACAGGAGCAGCAGCAGTTGCTGGAGCCACAGGAGCAGCAGCAGCTGCTGGAGCCACAGGTGTAGCAGCAGGAACAGCAGTGGCAGAGGCAGGTCTCATCACAGGAGCTGGTATTGGAGCAGCAG GTTCAGGAATTGCTGCAGGTATTGCAGGGGTTGGAGCAGCAAGCTCAGGAGTTGCTGCAGGTGTCATTCTGGGAGCTGCAGCTTTTGCAGGAGCAATTGGAGGAGGAGTCACTGGATATAAAGCAGCTGAAGACGTTGATTCCGTTTCAGATGCAATAAAGAATGCTGCAAAACTTAACTATGAGAACGCAAAAGGCGTTGTCAAAAAGGCAGAGAAACACAAattcaaactttttaaaaaggagTAA